A section of the Deinococcus taeanensis genome encodes:
- a CDS encoding DegV family protein has translation MNAGSAAPFTVVTDGGLDVYPTLLNDVPVAPFSVTFGSTSYRMTEITRETLYRELQTNPAHPTSAQPTPQDWLVALQTAGTPEVLAVTISAGLSGSHNAADQARQLLGPGGPRVTLHDSGTLSAAQAFQVHAAVTAAQRGLSVGQAQEWLRAVHQETELYFTIETLEYLRRGGRIGRVQATLGGLLNLKPVVTVDHATGTYTNVGRARSYRGAIQALTEQVTRRYGEGTPLRVALLFGDHPEDADQALALLTARHPVVWSDRTGVNPVLSVHVGPRALGVAAAPGAWPWDR, from the coding sequence GTGAACGCCGGTTCCGCCGCTCCGTTCACGGTCGTCACGGACGGCGGCCTGGACGTCTACCCCACCCTGCTGAACGACGTGCCGGTCGCGCCGTTCTCCGTGACGTTCGGCAGCACGTCCTACCGCATGACCGAAATCACCCGGGAAACCCTGTACCGCGAACTGCAGACGAACCCCGCGCACCCCACGAGCGCCCAGCCCACCCCTCAGGACTGGCTGGTTGCCCTGCAGACCGCCGGGACGCCGGAAGTGCTGGCCGTGACGATCAGCGCCGGGCTCAGCGGCAGCCACAACGCCGCCGACCAGGCGCGGCAGCTGCTCGGCCCGGGCGGCCCCCGCGTGACGCTGCACGACAGTGGCACCCTCAGCGCCGCGCAGGCGTTCCAGGTGCACGCGGCCGTCACGGCCGCCCAGCGCGGCCTGAGTGTCGGGCAGGCCCAGGAGTGGCTGCGGGCGGTTCATCAGGAAACCGAACTGTACTTCACGATCGAGACGCTGGAGTACCTGCGCCGCGGCGGGCGAATCGGGCGGGTGCAGGCCACGCTGGGCGGCCTGCTGAACCTCAAACCGGTCGTCACGGTGGACCACGCGACCGGCACGTACACGAACGTGGGCCGCGCCCGCTCGTACCGCGGCGCGATTCAGGCCCTCACCGAGCAGGTGACGCGCCGCTACGGTGAAGGCACGCCGCTGCGGGTGGCGCTGCTGTTCGGGGATCACCCGGAGGACGCCGATCAGGCGCTGGCGCTGCTGACCGCCCGGCATCCGGTCGTGTGGTCAGACCGGACCGGTGTGAATCCGGTGCTCAGCGTTCATGTGGGGCCACGCGCGCTGGGCGTGGCGGCGGCGCCCGGCGCGTGGCCCTGGGACCGCTGA
- the nagZ gene encoding beta-N-acetylhexosaminidase produces the protein MTNRFQSGALVMVDIPGPTLDDDTAAHLQRHGIRSVCLFRKNVQDEAQLRRLCAALRAVMGEHALIALDHEGGAILRPTFWPHAPSAMNLGAAGDEALTEAVTAALARQLRSVGVNWNFAPVLDVNVNPANPVIGERAYGADVALVTRMGRAALAGHGRAGVAACVKHFPGHGDTSLDSHLALPSVSRSREELDRMEFAPFRDLLPVTPAVMTAHIVYPALDAQAPATLSRAVLTGLLREEWGYDGVVVTDSMGMKAIDDHYGRGEAGVLALRAGADLVMALGRREAQEATLSAVQGALDGGVLDAAQMKASVRRLEALAARYPAEADLTLRPEDDAPLLTDAWARGLSGARAPQPPRPGSRVLLVAQTRVPRENVSEASVDAHTLAVELGSVYDVQLHAFDDPADLNWPALRAQGLPVILASTSRHRHAALRGARPDLHLALYNPYAALDVDAPALVTYGFQPEARVAVLAWLRGERPAAGTLPFLA, from the coding sequence GTGACCAACCGGTTTCAAAGCGGCGCGCTGGTAATGGTAGACATTCCCGGCCCCACCCTGGACGACGACACCGCCGCGCACCTGCAGCGGCATGGCATCCGCAGCGTCTGCCTGTTCCGCAAGAACGTGCAGGACGAAGCCCAGCTGCGCCGACTGTGCGCCGCGCTGCGCGCCGTGATGGGTGAGCACGCCCTGATTGCCCTGGACCACGAGGGCGGCGCCATCCTGCGGCCCACCTTCTGGCCGCACGCGCCCAGCGCCATGAACCTGGGCGCGGCCGGGGATGAGGCCCTGACCGAGGCGGTCACGGCCGCCCTGGCGCGGCAGCTCCGGTCGGTGGGCGTGAACTGGAACTTTGCGCCGGTGCTGGACGTGAACGTGAATCCCGCCAACCCCGTGATCGGGGAGCGCGCCTACGGTGCGGACGTGGCCCTGGTGACCCGGATGGGGCGCGCGGCGCTGGCCGGGCACGGCCGGGCAGGTGTGGCGGCCTGCGTGAAACACTTTCCGGGGCACGGGGACACCAGCCTGGACAGTCACCTGGCGCTGCCCAGCGTCAGCCGATCGCGCGAGGAACTGGACCGAATGGAGTTCGCCCCGTTCCGGGACCTGCTGCCGGTCACACCGGCCGTGATGACCGCGCACATCGTGTACCCGGCCCTGGACGCGCAGGCCCCCGCGACGCTGTCGCGCGCCGTGCTGACCGGCCTGCTGCGCGAGGAGTGGGGGTACGACGGCGTGGTCGTCACGGACTCGATGGGCATGAAGGCCATTGACGATCACTACGGACGCGGAGAGGCGGGCGTCCTGGCCTTGCGGGCCGGCGCGGACCTCGTGATGGCGCTGGGCCGCCGCGAGGCACAGGAGGCCACGCTGAGCGCCGTTCAGGGGGCGCTGGACGGCGGCGTGCTGGACGCGGCCCAGATGAAGGCCAGCGTGCGCCGCCTGGAGGCCCTCGCGGCGCGGTACCCGGCCGAGGCGGACCTCACCCTGCGCCCGGAGGACGACGCGCCTCTTCTGACGGACGCCTGGGCGCGTGGTCTGAGCGGCGCGCGCGCCCCGCAGCCGCCCCGGCCCGGGTCGCGAGTGCTGCTGGTGGCGCAGACCCGCGTGCCGCGCGAGAATGTCAGTGAAGCCAGCGTGGACGCCCACACCCTGGCGGTCGAACTGGGCAGCGTCTACGACGTGCAGCTGCATGCCTTCGACGATCCTGCCGACCTGAACTGGCCGGCCCTGCGGGCCCAGGGACTCCCCGTGATCCTGGCGAGCACGTCCCGCCACCGGCACGCGGCGCTGCGCGGCGCTCGCCCCGACCTGCACCTGGCGCTGTACAACCCGTACGCCGCCCTGGACGTGGACGCTCCGGCGCTCGTGACGTACGGCTTCCAGCCTGAAGCGCGCGTGGCGGTCCTCGCGTGGCTGCGTGGTGAGCGGCCCGCCGCGGGCACGTTGCCTTTCCTGGCCTGA